One part of the Halopenitus persicus genome encodes these proteins:
- a CDS encoding glycosyltransferase, which yields MSRVSRHVMERAGTLLGILGLFVVGFLTSLDVWTVVIAPLFIRVQFLQGVLSVGAFSVVIAAIGLLLVRDVWRDDAADARVRSGPLVQAIVPAYRDADVVDASVTSLLENDYDPLRIVIAVEPDDERTRERAAQLAETYEPVEVLVNDAPGSKATAINNAVEWSPADHFVVFDADERASPAFVSTAMDELLGETDVFQGRRVPRPTGPVETLAYCERVVVQAGYLIGDMVGFTHCQSSATGFTREAIEAVGGYADVLTEDIYFSHQCYQADLTVAQNRRCTSSMEAPHTIGDLWGQRKRWRIGHVQVSHLRAREALTGRPTLADLVTVGRAIGAVLAGGALLVLTAHVLFLMIVDPSSVIIPFAAVFTMIGGVWLRDLRAGRIDRPSWTVVLAPLVFLGHGVLTVKAVLEYVLTWDGEWYQVTKTGA from the coding sequence ATGAGTCGGGTGAGTCGGCACGTCATGGAGCGGGCGGGCACGCTGCTCGGGATCCTCGGCCTGTTCGTGGTGGGGTTCCTCACGAGCCTCGACGTCTGGACCGTCGTGATCGCGCCGCTTTTCATCCGGGTCCAGTTCCTCCAGGGCGTCCTCTCCGTCGGCGCCTTCAGCGTCGTGATCGCCGCGATCGGCCTCCTGTTGGTCCGCGACGTCTGGCGGGACGACGCGGCCGACGCTCGCGTGCGTTCCGGCCCGCTCGTTCAGGCGATCGTTCCCGCGTACCGCGACGCCGACGTGGTCGACGCGAGCGTGACGAGCCTGCTCGAGAACGACTACGATCCCCTCCGGATCGTGATCGCCGTCGAGCCGGACGACGAACGAACGCGCGAGCGCGCCGCGCAGCTCGCCGAGACGTACGAACCGGTCGAGGTACTGGTCAACGACGCGCCCGGATCGAAGGCCACCGCGATCAACAACGCGGTCGAATGGAGCCCGGCCGACCACTTCGTCGTCTTCGACGCGGACGAGCGCGCCTCGCCGGCGTTCGTCTCGACCGCGATGGATGAGCTGCTCGGCGAAACCGACGTGTTCCAGGGGCGCCGCGTCCCCCGACCGACCGGTCCCGTCGAGACGCTGGCCTACTGCGAGCGCGTGGTCGTTCAGGCCGGCTACCTGATCGGCGATATGGTCGGATTCACCCACTGTCAGAGCTCGGCGACCGGATTCACCCGCGAGGCGATCGAAGCGGTCGGCGGCTACGCCGACGTGTTGACCGAGGACATCTACTTCTCCCACCAGTGTTACCAGGCGGATCTGACCGTAGCACAGAACCGTCGCTGTACGAGTTCCATGGAGGCACCCCACACGATCGGCGACCTCTGGGGGCAACGGAAGCGATGGCGGATCGGCCACGTACAGGTTTCACACCTCCGGGCCCGCGAGGCGTTGACCGGCCGTCCGACCCTCGCGGACCTCGTCACCGTCGGGCGCGCGATCGGCGCGGTGCTGGCCGGCGGCGCCCTGCTCGTGCTCACCGCACACGTCCTGTTCCTCATGATCGTGGACCCCAGCTCGGTGATCATTCCCTTCGCCGCCGTCTTCACGATGATCGGCGGGGTCTGGCTGCGTGACCTGCGGGCCGGACGGATCGATCGACCGTCCTGGACCGTCGTGCTCGCGCCGCTCGTCTTCCTCGGACACGGCGTGCTGACGGTGAAGGCCGTCCTCGAGTACGTCCTCACCTGGGACGGCGAATGGTATCAAGTGACGAAGACCGGCGCGTAG
- the sdhC gene encoding succinate dehydrogenase, cytochrome b556 subunit, giving the protein MSQSHNRGLIEDFGRWREFRAGMWAWIFHKFTGWVLVGYLFTHIAVLSTAIPASGQEAAVLQAGDDVYTQTIVTLEELLLVRILEVGLLAVAVFHILNGTRLLFIDLGIGLESQDKSFYASLILTGLITVASVPTFLAGAF; this is encoded by the coding sequence ATGAGTCAGTCGCACAATCGGGGCCTCATCGAGGACTTCGGCCGCTGGCGGGAGTTCCGCGCGGGGATGTGGGCCTGGATCTTCCACAAGTTCACCGGCTGGGTGCTTGTGGGCTATCTGTTCACCCACATCGCCGTGCTGAGCACCGCGATCCCGGCGTCCGGTCAGGAGGCCGCAGTTCTGCAGGCGGGCGACGACGTCTACACCCAGACGATCGTCACCCTCGAGGAGCTGCTGCTCGTCCGGATCCTCGAGGTCGGGCTTCTCGCGGTGGCCGTGTTCCACATCCTCAACGGAACCCGGCTGCTGTTCATCGACCTCGGCATCGGACTGGAATCGCAGGACAAGAGCTTCTACGCGTCGTTGATCCTGACGGGACTCATCACGGTCGCGTCGGTCCCGACGTTCCTCGCGGGGGCGTTCTGA
- a CDS encoding FAD-binding protein, producing MASNTTYEHDVIVVGAGGAGLRAAIAAQEAGADVAIVSKLHPVRSHTGAAEGGINAAIRDGDSWEDHAYDTMKGSDYLGDAPAIEALCRESPKETIQLEHWGMAFSREEDGTVSQRPFGGLSFPRTTYAGAETGHQLLHTMYEQVVKRGIEVYDEWHVMNLAVTDEDDPTDRSCHGVVGYEIRSGEIAGFRARDGVILATGGMGQVFDHTTNAVANTGDGVAMAYRAGVPMEDMEFIQFHPTTLPSTGVLISEGVRGEGGILYNGEGERFMFEHGYANNDGELASRDVVARAELTEVNEGRGIEDEYVHLDMRHLGEDRILDRLENILHLAEDFEGVDGLEEPMPVKPGQHYAMGGIETNEYGQTCVDGLYAVGECACASVHGANRLGGNALPELIVFGKLAGHHAAGEEFEEPEIETGKRGDYEDADFEAPVTLGERAAGADAESTADAAADGGEAVTDPDAVLEIAVDREVAQVEELLEGDGVNHAEIRSAVQETMTANVNVFREEEGLKEALVDLREARDRYDDVGVSDPSRTFNTDLLHTLETRNILDIAEALTMGALARNEFRGAHWRKENQIRDDENWLKHTLISWNDGDPDLWYRPVILEGENKRYEPKVRSY from the coding sequence ATGGCATCCAACACAACCTACGAACACGACGTGATCGTGGTCGGCGCGGGCGGTGCCGGGCTCAGAGCGGCCATCGCGGCCCAGGAGGCCGGCGCCGACGTGGCGATCGTCTCGAAGCTTCACCCGGTGCGGTCACACACCGGCGCCGCGGAGGGCGGCATCAACGCGGCCATCCGCGACGGCGACTCCTGGGAGGACCACGCCTACGACACGATGAAGGGGTCGGACTACCTCGGCGACGCGCCGGCGATCGAGGCGCTCTGTCGGGAGAGCCCCAAGGAGACGATCCAGCTCGAACACTGGGGAATGGCCTTCTCCCGCGAGGAGGACGGCACGGTCTCCCAGCGGCCGTTCGGCGGCCTCTCGTTCCCGCGGACCACCTACGCCGGCGCGGAGACCGGCCACCAGCTGCTGCACACGATGTACGAGCAGGTGGTCAAACGCGGCATCGAGGTCTACGACGAGTGGCACGTGATGAACCTCGCGGTCACCGACGAGGACGATCCGACCGACCGGAGCTGTCACGGCGTGGTCGGCTACGAGATCCGGTCCGGCGAGATCGCCGGGTTCCGTGCCCGTGACGGGGTCATCCTCGCGACCGGCGGAATGGGCCAGGTCTTCGACCACACGACGAACGCGGTCGCCAACACCGGCGACGGCGTCGCGATGGCCTACCGCGCCGGGGTTCCGATGGAGGACATGGAGTTCATCCAGTTCCATCCCACGACGCTGCCCTCCACCGGCGTGCTCATCTCCGAGGGCGTTCGCGGCGAGGGCGGCATCCTGTACAACGGCGAGGGCGAACGGTTCATGTTCGAGCACGGCTACGCCAACAACGACGGCGAGCTGGCGAGCCGCGACGTCGTCGCCCGCGCCGAGCTGACCGAGGTCAACGAGGGACGCGGCATCGAGGACGAGTACGTCCACCTCGACATGCGTCACCTCGGCGAGGACCGGATCCTCGACCGGCTGGAGAACATCCTCCACCTCGCGGAGGACTTCGAGGGCGTCGACGGCCTCGAGGAGCCGATGCCGGTCAAGCCGGGTCAGCACTACGCGATGGGCGGCATCGAGACGAACGAGTACGGCCAGACCTGCGTCGACGGCCTCTACGCCGTCGGCGAGTGCGCGTGTGCGTCGGTCCACGGCGCGAACCGCCTCGGCGGGAACGCGCTGCCGGAGCTCATCGTCTTCGGAAAGCTGGCCGGTCACCACGCAGCCGGCGAGGAGTTCGAGGAGCCCGAGATCGAGACCGGCAAGCGCGGCGACTACGAGGACGCCGACTTCGAGGCCCCGGTCACGCTCGGGGAGCGTGCGGCCGGTGCCGACGCGGAATCGACCGCCGACGCGGCCGCAGATGGCGGCGAGGCGGTCACCGATCCGGACGCCGTGCTCGAGATCGCCGTCGACCGCGAGGTCGCGCAGGTCGAGGAGCTGCTCGAGGGCGACGGCGTAAACCACGCCGAGATCCGGTCGGCCGTCCAGGAGACGATGACCGCGAACGTGAACGTCTTCCGCGAGGAGGAGGGGCTGAAGGAGGCCCTCGTTGACCTCCGTGAGGCGCGAGACCGATACGACGACGTCGGCGTCTCGGACCCCTCGCGGACGTTCAACACCGACCTCCTGCACACCCTGGAGACGCGGAACATCCTCGACATCGCCGAGGCGCTGACGATGGGCGCGCTCGCGCGAAACGAGTTCCGCGGCGCCCACTGGCGCAAGGAGAACCAGATCCGCGACGACGAGAACTGGCTGAAACACACGCTCATCTCCTGGAACGACGGGGATCCGGACCTCTGGTACCGGCCGGTCATCCTCGAGGGCGAGAACAAACGCTACGAGCCGAAGGTCCGGTCGTACTGA
- a CDS encoding alkaline phosphatase family protein codes for MTLRDWVRVSARKVRHKGFEGLSDVLYDLYTGLWWLAWPIPRGTNVYEREWDVLVVLDACRVDLLRSVADEYEFLGGIERMESVGSMSKEWMAKTFTDEHADEVATTAYLTSNVFSDRILSADRFETLDEVWRDAWDEEADTVLPRSMTDRAIRVAREDDPDCLIVHYVQPHHPFLDLDERYDADPFGPALSDTAVDALRKGRIDFETFWEAYQDNLRHALDDVETLLSNVDADTVAITADHGDALGEWGIYDHPVGCLHPAVRTVPWTTTTATDRGTYDPATSDETDTGDEDDANGEDDEAVQDRLQALGYVG; via the coding sequence GTGACGCTCCGCGACTGGGTCCGCGTTTCGGCGCGCAAGGTCCGCCACAAGGGGTTCGAGGGGCTCTCCGACGTCCTGTACGACCTGTACACCGGCCTGTGGTGGCTCGCGTGGCCGATCCCGCGGGGAACGAACGTCTACGAGCGGGAGTGGGACGTCCTCGTCGTTCTGGATGCCTGCCGGGTCGATCTCCTGCGGTCGGTCGCCGACGAGTACGAGTTCCTCGGCGGGATCGAGCGGATGGAGTCGGTCGGCAGCATGTCCAAGGAGTGGATGGCGAAGACGTTCACCGACGAGCACGCCGACGAGGTCGCGACCACGGCCTACCTCACGAGCAACGTCTTCTCCGACCGGATCCTCTCGGCCGACCGGTTCGAGACCCTCGACGAGGTCTGGCGAGACGCCTGGGACGAGGAGGCCGACACCGTCCTGCCACGATCGATGACCGACCGGGCCATTCGGGTCGCCCGCGAGGACGACCCCGACTGCCTGATCGTCCATTACGTCCAGCCGCACCACCCGTTTCTCGATCTCGACGAGCGATACGACGCCGACCCCTTCGGCCCGGCGCTGTCGGACACGGCGGTCGACGCGCTCCGCAAGGGACGGATCGACTTCGAGACGTTCTGGGAGGCCTACCAGGACAACCTGCGGCACGCGCTCGACGACGTCGAGACCCTTCTGTCGAACGTCGACGCCGACACGGTCGCGATCACGGCCGACCACGGCGACGCGCTCGGGGAGTGGGGCATCTACGACCATCCGGTCGGCTGTCTCCATCCCGCGGTGCGGACGGTCCCGTGGACGACCACGACCGCCACCGATCGCGGGACCTACGACCCGGCCACGAGCGATGAAACCGACACGGGAGACGAGGACGATGCGAACGGCGAGGACGACGAGGCGGTCCAGGACCGCCTGCAGGCGCTCGGATACGTCGGATGA
- a CDS encoding lysylphosphatidylglycerol synthase transmembrane domain-containing protein — protein MSRDDGAVGAGWVDRSAAAKTVAGFAVALLLVYLLGVVVGWGPTIDRLRAAETTWILAGGLSSVACLVVWGKTWHVVLRTVGIDVPYRKLVVTFLSATFANYVTPMGQAGGEPFIAYVLARDTGATYERSLASVVTSDLIRLLPFFTVGGVGLGYLLATTARLPAVVRTLAVVLIVLAVGLPAVAAVMWRFRDRVREGILAVAAPVARRTDRVSSASIRDRIDRLYGSIELIAGSPRALAVAVGYGYVGWILFALPLYFAGLSIGTPIPLLLVCFLVPVTVIAGSTPLPGGLAAIEGTLVALLTALTALSTADALAVTTIYRLVSYWLVVAVGGIATLWVIRRN, from the coding sequence GTGTCCCGAGACGACGGCGCGGTCGGCGCCGGCTGGGTCGACCGGTCGGCGGCGGCGAAGACGGTTGCGGGGTTCGCCGTCGCGCTCCTGTTGGTGTACCTGCTCGGCGTCGTCGTCGGATGGGGGCCGACGATCGACCGGCTCCGGGCGGCGGAGACGACCTGGATACTCGCCGGGGGACTCTCGTCGGTCGCGTGTCTGGTCGTGTGGGGAAAGACCTGGCACGTCGTCCTCCGGACGGTCGGGATCGACGTCCCCTATCGGAAGCTCGTCGTGACGTTTCTGTCGGCGACGTTCGCGAACTACGTGACGCCGATGGGACAGGCCGGCGGGGAACCGTTCATCGCGTACGTGTTGGCCCGGGACACCGGCGCGACCTACGAACGAAGCCTCGCCAGCGTCGTCACGAGCGACCTGATCCGGCTGCTTCCCTTTTTCACCGTCGGCGGCGTCGGGCTGGGATACCTCCTCGCGACCACCGCCCGGCTGCCCGCCGTGGTCCGGACGCTGGCGGTCGTGTTGATTGTGCTCGCGGTCGGACTTCCGGCCGTCGCCGCCGTGATGTGGCGGTTTCGCGACCGAGTTCGGGAGGGAATCCTCGCGGTGGCTGCGCCGGTCGCACGCCGGACCGACCGGGTTTCGTCAGCCTCGATCCGTGACCGGATCGACCGGCTCTACGGGTCGATCGAGCTCATCGCCGGATCGCCGCGCGCGCTGGCCGTCGCCGTCGGCTACGGCTACGTCGGCTGGATCCTGTTCGCGCTCCCGCTGTACTTCGCCGGCCTGTCGATCGGAACGCCGATCCCGCTGTTGCTCGTGTGCTTTCTCGTCCCCGTGACCGTCATCGCCGGATCGACGCCGCTGCCCGGCGGCCTGGCCGCGATCGAGGGGACGCTCGTCGCGCTGCTGACCGCGCTGACGGCGCTCTCGACGGCTGACGCGCTCGCGGTGACGACCATCTATCGGCTCGTGAGCTACTGGCTCGTGGTCGCCGTCGGCGGGATTGCGACGCTGTGGGTGATCCGGCGAAACTGA
- a CDS encoding molybdopterin synthase has protein sequence MQPIAILGPDAGSLATRLTDRLEGGVVRIDRVEDAGIEPTEAAAAATVRFTPEGDWSAGAAGTDADADLTTLLDRFAPAYDYAVITGETRLRVPTVLVGDDRSAADVPGDVIATVTSPSEIDVGDLLAALETAEPWITLEELIDRAKADPMAERSGAIASFTGRVRAKDAPDDDRTSQLAFEAYEGVAADRLDAIATELEERDGVFRVLLHHRTGVIPDGEDIVFVVVLAGHREEAFRTVADGIDRLKEEVPIFKKETTESEQFWVHQR, from the coding sequence ATGCAACCGATCGCCATTCTCGGCCCCGACGCCGGCTCGCTAGCGACGCGCCTGACCGACCGTCTCGAGGGGGGTGTCGTCCGGATCGACCGCGTCGAGGATGCCGGCATCGAACCGACGGAGGCGGCCGCTGCTGCCACGGTTCGATTCACCCCCGAGGGTGATTGGAGCGCCGGCGCAGCCGGGACGGACGCCGACGCCGACCTCACGACCCTGCTCGACCGGTTCGCGCCCGCGTATGATTACGCGGTGATCACGGGCGAGACGCGGCTTCGAGTACCCACGGTCCTCGTCGGCGATGACCGGAGTGCGGCGGACGTCCCGGGCGACGTGATCGCGACCGTCACGTCGCCATCCGAGATCGACGTCGGGGACCTGCTGGCGGCGCTCGAGACGGCCGAACCGTGGATCACGTTGGAGGAATTGATCGATCGCGCGAAGGCCGACCCGATGGCGGAGCGGTCGGGAGCCATCGCGTCGTTCACGGGGCGGGTTCGGGCCAAGGACGCGCCGGACGACGACCGAACGAGCCAGCTGGCCTTCGAGGCCTACGAGGGCGTCGCCGCCGACCGGCTGGACGCGATCGCGACCGAGCTCGAGGAGCGGGACGGGGTGTTCCGGGTCCTGTTGCACCACCGGACCGGGGTGATCCCGGACGGGGAGGACATCGTCTTCGTCGTCGTCCTCGCGGGGCACCGCGAGGAGGCGTTTCGAACCGTCGCCGACGGCATCGACCGGCTGAAGGAGGAGGTCCCGATATTCAAAAAGGAGACCACCGAGAGCGAGCAGTTCTGGGTCCACCAGCGGTAG
- a CDS encoding succinate dehydrogenase hydrophobic membrane anchor subunit, which translates to MAERYSSFTPGGTMWLLQRITAAFLIVVLAFHFFLLHFVNHADEVSFIVSQARMETLSYYSLMILFLLTATFHGVNGVYNALINQGLTGRKKQAVKATLIVASVVLIVQGVRTANAWAGGVPL; encoded by the coding sequence ATGGCGGAACGCTACTCCTCGTTCACCCCCGGCGGAACGATGTGGCTGCTCCAGCGGATCACGGCCGCCTTCCTCATCGTCGTGTTGGCGTTCCACTTCTTCCTCCTCCACTTCGTCAACCACGCCGACGAGGTCTCGTTCATCGTGAGCCAGGCCCGGATGGAGACGCTGAGCTACTACTCGCTGATGATCCTGTTCCTCCTGACGGCGACGTTCCACGGCGTCAACGGGGTCTACAACGCGTTGATCAACCAGGGGCTAACCGGCCGCAAGAAGCAGGCCGTCAAGGCGACGCTGATCGTCGCGAGCGTCGTCCTGATCGTGCAGGGCGTCCGCACCGCGAACGCCTGGGCCGGAGGCGTCCCCCTGTGA
- a CDS encoding uracil-DNA glycosylase yields MDAAQTEFENPFGMDADCENCPALCAERSTVVHGYGDVGGEFLVVGGSPSAGADATGIPFGDDAGGRRIRSMFGELGFVRSPPETVAMDVQNVFFTSVTRCRHPDRAATDAEVANCEPYLDAEIRMINPQIIVPVGQRALEALAFEYTTRSPDSFDVVEEHATTIRGRGFELVPMRDPEAMDEAEERAFLEHVRKNVLARDYRQTKGRRSR; encoded by the coding sequence GTGGACGCAGCCCAAACCGAGTTCGAGAATCCCTTCGGGATGGACGCGGACTGCGAGAACTGCCCGGCGCTGTGTGCCGAGCGGTCGACCGTGGTCCACGGTTACGGCGACGTCGGCGGCGAGTTCCTCGTGGTCGGCGGGAGCCCGAGCGCCGGCGCGGACGCGACCGGGATTCCCTTCGGCGACGACGCGGGTGGCCGGCGGATCCGATCGATGTTTGGGGAGCTCGGATTCGTTCGGTCCCCGCCGGAGACGGTCGCAATGGACGTCCAGAACGTCTTCTTCACGTCCGTCACGCGGTGTCGCCATCCCGACCGGGCGGCAACCGACGCGGAGGTCGCGAACTGCGAACCCTACCTCGACGCGGAGATCCGGATGATCAACCCACAGATCATCGTCCCGGTCGGTCAGCGCGCGCTGGAGGCGCTCGCGTTCGAGTACACCACGCGGTCGCCGGACTCCTTCGACGTCGTCGAGGAACACGCGACCACGATCCGCGGGCGGGGGTTCGAGCTCGTCCCGATGCGGGACCCGGAGGCGATGGACGAGGCCGAGGAGCGGGCCTTCCTGGAGCACGTTCGGAAGAACGTGCTCGCACGAGACTACCGGCAGACGAAGGGTCGGCGGAGTCGGTGA
- a CDS encoding DUF7563 family protein yields MPDCQNCGTFVTPAYARVFTPNEIDEPRVCPSCEDAVRDGADVRSARSTRNTG; encoded by the coding sequence ATGCCCGACTGTCAGAACTGCGGAACGTTCGTCACGCCGGCGTACGCACGCGTTTTCACGCCGAACGAGATCGACGAACCGCGCGTCTGTCCGAGCTGCGAGGACGCCGTTCGTGACGGTGCGGACGTCAGGAGCGCCCGATCGACGCGAAACACCGGCTGA
- a CDS encoding succinate dehydrogenase/fumarate reductase iron-sulfur subunit produces the protein MSTQVPQQTDETDAETEPDAEEEPSKGDLRREKKAERAAEREREAAEADPLAGEDTRELKVFRFDPEVEGKQEPRFDEFHVPFEKGMTVLDALIYARDTYDSSLTFRHSCRQAVCGSDAMFVNGQQRLACKTQLSDLSDPVRIEPLPHADVRKDLVVDMQHFYDQMDAVEPYFDADELPEDELEEQRQSRANRETVKMSTRCIWCGACMSSCNIAAGDNQYLGPAALNKAYRFAMDEREGESRKRERLEIIEQEHGVWRCQTQFSCTEVCPKDIPLTEHIQELKREAVKNNLKFW, from the coding sequence ATGAGCACGCAAGTTCCACAACAGACCGACGAGACGGACGCGGAGACCGAACCGGACGCCGAGGAGGAGCCCTCGAAGGGCGACCTCCGACGCGAGAAGAAGGCCGAGCGCGCCGCTGAACGCGAGCGTGAGGCCGCCGAGGCGGACCCCCTCGCCGGCGAGGACACGCGCGAGCTGAAGGTGTTCCGCTTCGACCCCGAGGTCGAGGGGAAACAGGAACCTCGATTCGACGAGTTCCACGTCCCCTTCGAGAAGGGGATGACGGTCCTCGACGCGCTCATCTACGCGCGTGACACCTACGACTCCTCGCTGACCTTCCGGCACTCCTGCCGGCAGGCCGTCTGCGGCTCCGACGCGATGTTCGTGAACGGGCAACAGCGGCTGGCGTGTAAGACCCAGTTGTCCGATCTGTCGGACCCGGTCCGGATCGAGCCGCTGCCACACGCCGACGTCCGGAAGGACCTCGTGGTGGATATGCAGCACTTCTACGACCAGATGGACGCCGTCGAGCCGTACTTCGACGCGGACGAGCTGCCCGAGGACGAACTCGAGGAGCAGCGCCAGAGCCGGGCGAACCGCGAGACGGTGAAGATGTCCACGCGGTGTATCTGGTGTGGCGCCTGTATGTCATCGTGTAACATCGCCGCCGGCGACAACCAGTATCTCGGCCCCGCGGCGCTCAACAAGGCGTACCGGTTCGCGATGGACGAGCGGGAGGGCGAATCGCGGAAACGGGAGCGGCTCGAGATCATCGAGCAGGAACACGGCGTCTGGCGGTGTCAGACCCAGTTCTCCTGTACCGAGGTCTGCCCGAAGGACATCCCGCTCACCGAACACATCCAGGAACTGAAACGGGAAGCGGTCAAAAACAATCTGAAGTTCTGGTGA
- a CDS encoding helix-turn-helix domain-containing protein: MIETDAGTGSALSLPPELQSPRAKLVYLYLTTNRRATVGEMAESLGMKKISLYGILKTLRNEEFIQQQGEEYRVA; the protein is encoded by the coding sequence ATGATCGAAACCGACGCCGGAACGGGATCCGCGCTGTCGCTCCCGCCGGAGTTGCAGTCGCCGCGAGCGAAGCTGGTGTACCTGTATCTCACGACCAATCGCCGCGCCACGGTCGGCGAGATGGCCGAGTCGCTCGGAATGAAGAAGATCTCGCTGTACGGCATCCTCAAAACCCTGCGAAACGAGGAGTTCATCCAGCAGCAGGGCGAGGAGTACCGGGTCGCCTGA
- the pyrH gene encoding UMP kinase: MNVVISIGGSVLAPDLDPERVAAHAKAIEELSEAGCTVGVVVGGGGVAREYIETARDLGANGVQLDQLGIGVTRLNARLLIAALGQRATLSPAADYDEAVGSLRRGEIAVMGGVMPGQTTDAVAAEFAEAVDADLLVYATSANGVYDADPNVDPDAEQYGRLSPAELVDIVLPMSRDAGASAPVDLLAAKLIDRADLRTIVLDGTDPSVLTDAVLGGDHGGTDVVPETCAEPTRWVE; this comes from the coding sequence ATGAACGTCGTCATCTCCATCGGTGGGAGCGTCCTCGCGCCGGATCTCGACCCGGAACGCGTGGCTGCCCACGCGAAGGCTATCGAGGAGCTGTCGGAGGCCGGATGCACCGTCGGCGTCGTGGTCGGAGGCGGCGGCGTGGCACGGGAGTACATCGAAACGGCCCGCGATCTGGGCGCCAACGGGGTTCAGCTCGATCAGCTCGGGATCGGCGTCACCCGGCTCAACGCCCGCCTCCTCATCGCGGCGCTCGGCCAGCGCGCGACGCTCTCGCCGGCTGCGGATTACGACGAGGCGGTCGGATCCCTGCGACGTGGCGAGATCGCGGTGATGGGCGGGGTGATGCCCGGGCAGACCACGGACGCCGTCGCCGCGGAGTTCGCCGAGGCGGTCGACGCCGACCTGCTCGTGTACGCGACGAGCGCCAACGGCGTCTACGACGCCGACCCGAACGTCGACCCCGACGCGGAGCAGTACGGCCGGCTCTCGCCCGCCGAACTCGTCGACATCGTCCTGCCGATGAGCCGGGACGCCGGTGCCTCGGCGCCGGTCGACCTACTGGCCGCGAAGCTCATCGACCGCGCGGATCTCCGGACGATCGTCCTCGACGGGACGGATCCCTCCGTCCTCACCGATGCGGTTCTGGGCGGAGACCACGGCGGCACCGACGTCGTCCCCGAGACGTGTGCGGAACCGACCCGGTGGGTGGAGTGA